From one Butyricimonas faecihominis genomic stretch:
- a CDS encoding cation:proton antiporter — translation MKRNSTNYWIYLGMMTVFCALIYFALCTGQHIDHPEVSSTVNTEMSSFELFKRIISDNLANSLTILLLQIIVILITVRIFSFLFKYIGQPGVMGEIVAGIVLGPSLLGYFFPEFSATLFPPESLMNLNLLSQIGLVLFMFVIGLELDFSVIKDKLNETLVISHAGIVVPFFLGVVAAIWVYADYGAQQAEFLPFAMFIGISMSITAFPVLARIVQERNMTKSPVGMLSIASAANDDVTAWCLLAIVIALAKAGSFVSALYTIALTLIYIAFMFMVMRPFLRKIGDIYANSEVINKTFVGFIFLFLVLSAVTTEIIGIHALFGAFIAGVVMPTNIGFRKVMMEKVEDISLVFFLPLFFAFSGLHTEIGLINTPELWGVCLLFIVVAIAGKFGGCTLAARAVGENWKDSLIVGTLMNTRGLMQLVALNIGFEMGILSAQMFVVLLIMSLLTTFMATPMLSLVEKMFAKQEEKAHHHEKVLLSFGRPETGRTLLGMADLLLGHRLQNSQLIATHFTLGTDLNPAKAEEFAEESFIPLREEARHLNLQVDERYQVTDKLIQEMIHVAKKEHVDYLFVGAGQQFMQDNSTAPGKLGKRFTTISRWLKQLKDRPLHLPGTLLRQKLESIMDHVDCSVGIFVNRGFTRASNILLLVDSEDDLFLFNYARTRLGEQSMTIRICFINEQVDKQLESRIMNDFVQIDSNKFILDKPLTMNTFIENKETLLVMSYTTCEKLSKDQALFAKLPSLLIIRPKQIEFKV, via the coding sequence ATGAAAAGGAATAGCACAAACTACTGGATATATCTCGGCATGATGACCGTCTTCTGTGCTTTAATTTACTTTGCACTTTGCACGGGTCAACATATCGATCATCCCGAAGTTAGCAGTACGGTAAACACGGAAATGAGTTCATTTGAACTATTCAAACGAATCATTTCCGACAATCTGGCAAACTCACTAACGATCTTGTTGTTACAAATCATCGTGATTTTGATCACCGTCCGCATTTTCTCGTTCCTTTTCAAATACATCGGGCAGCCCGGTGTTATGGGTGAAATCGTGGCCGGAATCGTCTTGGGACCTTCGTTGCTGGGATATTTCTTTCCGGAATTCTCTGCCACGCTATTCCCTCCCGAATCACTGATGAACCTGAACCTGTTAAGCCAGATCGGGTTAGTGCTGTTTATGTTTGTCATCGGACTGGAATTGGATTTCAGCGTCATAAAAGACAAACTAAACGAAACACTGGTCATCAGTCATGCCGGAATCGTGGTTCCTTTTTTCCTAGGAGTAGTAGCTGCCATCTGGGTATACGCAGACTACGGGGCACAGCAAGCGGAATTTCTACCTTTTGCCATGTTCATCGGGATAAGCATGAGTATCACGGCCTTTCCCGTGTTGGCCCGGATCGTGCAGGAACGTAATATGACAAAAAGTCCCGTCGGGATGTTATCCATAGCCTCGGCAGCCAATGATGACGTCACCGCGTGGTGCTTGCTGGCCATCGTGATTGCCTTAGCTAAAGCGGGTAGTTTCGTCAGCGCCCTCTACACCATTGCCTTAACGCTCATCTACATCGCCTTCATGTTTATGGTCATGCGCCCGTTTCTGCGTAAAATCGGGGACATTTATGCCAACTCGGAAGTCATCAACAAGACCTTCGTGGGATTCATATTCCTCTTCCTCGTACTCTCGGCGGTAACGACAGAAATCATCGGTATTCATGCCCTTTTCGGGGCATTTATCGCCGGGGTAGTCATGCCCACGAACATCGGGTTCCGTAAAGTCATGATGGAGAAGGTGGAAGACATTTCTTTGGTATTCTTCCTCCCCCTATTCTTTGCCTTTTCGGGATTACACACGGAAATCGGTTTGATTAACACGCCGGAGCTATGGGGCGTGTGCTTACTGTTCATCGTGGTAGCCATTGCCGGGAAGTTTGGGGGGTGTACGTTGGCTGCACGGGCTGTGGGCGAAAACTGGAAAGATAGTCTTATCGTCGGCACACTGATGAACACACGGGGACTTATGCAACTCGTGGCCCTGAACATCGGGTTCGAGATGGGAATCCTTTCTGCCCAAATGTTCGTGGTGTTATTGATCATGTCTTTATTGACCACGTTCATGGCAACTCCCATGTTGTCGCTCGTGGAAAAGATGTTTGCCAAGCAAGAGGAAAAAGCCCATCACCACGAGAAAGTCTTGCTCTCCTTTGGTCGTCCCGAAACCGGTAGAACCTTACTGGGTATGGCCGATCTTTTACTAGGACATCGTCTGCAAAACAGTCAACTTATAGCCACCCACTTCACGCTGGGAACAGACTTGAATCCTGCCAAAGCGGAAGAGTTTGCAGAAGAGAGTTTTATCCCCCTTCGGGAAGAGGCTCGCCATCTGAATTTACAGGTTGATGAACGTTATCAGGTAACCGACAAACTCATTCAGGAGATGATTCACGTAGCCAAGAAAGAACACGTGGACTACCTGTTCGTCGGGGCCGGACAACAATTCATGCAGGACAATAGCACGGCCCCCGGAAAATTGGGTAAAAGATTCACCACGATCTCCCGCTGGCTGAAACAATTAAAAGATCGCCCGTTACATTTACCGGGAACACTACTCCGGCAAAAACTGGAATCTATCATGGATCACGTGGATTGTTCCGTGGGAATCTTCGTGAACAGAGGTTTCACGCGGGCTTCCAATATCTTACTTCTCGTTGATAGCGAAGACGACTTGTTCCTCTTTAATTACGCCAGAACCCGGTTGGGCGAACAAAGCATGACCATCCGGATTTGCTTTATCAACGAACAGGTGGATAAACAACTAGAATCCAGAATTATGAATGATTTCGTTCAAATCGATTCAAACAAATTCATACTGGACAAACCATTAACCATGAACACTTTTATTGAAAATAAAGAAACCTTATTAGTGATGAGTTATACCACTTGCGAAAAGTTGTCAAAAGATCAGGCTCTTTTTGCAAAGTTACCCTCACTACTAATCATAAGGCCAAAACAAATAGAATTTAAAGTTTAA
- a CDS encoding hemolysin family protein, which translates to MEFLIIIGLIILNGVLAMSEIAMVSARKSRLETEAKSGNKSAQRALKLANQPDRFLSTIQIGITLIGILTGLYSGQALAGDLAVWVEKIEVLQPHALLISKTLIVIVVTYLTLIFGELVPKRIGMVAAERMAKLIAAPMDILSRIASPFVWLLSASTSFMMRLLGLNKSGENKITEEEIKAIIQESTAEGEIQEVEQDIVERVFNLGDRDLGSIMTHRSDLIWLNIQDSNETLRETVNAHLHTIYPVADTKLDNIVGIVFLKDLFGRMDAPDFDLKAIVRPPQYFPQNQSVYNAMEHLKQGHTKYGLVTDEFGSIEGIVTLQDILKALIGDLPELGEEPDIVQREDGTYLVDGQCPFYDFLAHFDMECLYTNHYYNTLSGLILKILEHIPQTGEKLTWYNFEFEIVDMDAARIDKVLVKINKETD; encoded by the coding sequence ATGGAATTTCTAATCATCATAGGACTTATCATTTTAAACGGGGTACTCGCCATGTCTGAAATAGCGATGGTCTCTGCCCGTAAATCCCGTCTTGAAACAGAAGCCAAAAGCGGGAACAAATCCGCACAAAGAGCATTAAAATTAGCGAATCAACCGGATCGATTCCTCTCGACCATACAGATCGGAATCACGTTAATCGGTATCCTTACCGGTCTCTACTCCGGGCAAGCCCTCGCGGGAGACTTGGCCGTATGGGTAGAAAAAATAGAGGTGTTGCAACCTCATGCGTTACTCATATCCAAAACGCTTATCGTGATCGTCGTGACTTATCTCACGCTGATTTTCGGAGAACTCGTACCCAAACGTATAGGAATGGTCGCCGCAGAAAGAATGGCAAAACTAATTGCCGCCCCGATGGATATTCTTTCCCGTATAGCCTCACCTTTCGTGTGGTTACTCTCTGCCAGCACGTCATTCATGATGAGACTATTGGGATTGAACAAATCGGGAGAGAACAAAATCACGGAAGAGGAAATTAAAGCAATCATCCAAGAAAGTACTGCCGAAGGCGAGATTCAAGAAGTGGAACAAGACATCGTGGAACGGGTGTTTAATCTTGGTGATCGGGATCTTGGCTCCATCATGACACACCGGAGTGATCTCATCTGGCTGAACATACAAGATAGTAACGAGACTCTACGGGAAACGGTAAACGCACATCTTCACACCATTTACCCGGTGGCTGACACAAAATTGGATAATATCGTCGGCATCGTCTTTCTGAAAGACCTTTTCGGAAGAATGGATGCCCCGGATTTTGACTTGAAAGCCATTGTTCGCCCACCTCAGTATTTCCCGCAGAATCAAAGCGTGTATAACGCCATGGAACACTTGAAACAAGGACACACGAAATATGGACTGGTCACAGATGAATTCGGAAGTATCGAAGGTATTGTTACCTTACAAGATATTCTGAAAGCCTTGATCGGAGACTTGCCGGAACTTGGGGAAGAACCGGATATCGTGCAACGGGAAGATGGTACTTATCTCGTAGACGGCCAATGCCCTTTCTATGATTTCTTGGCCCATTTCGACATGGAATGTCTTTACACGAACCATTACTACAACACATTAAGCGGACTGATCTTAAAGATTTTGGAACATATTCCCCAGACCGGAGAAAAATTGACATGGTATAACTTCGAGTTTGAAATCGTGGATATGGATGCCGCTCGAATTGATAAAGTACTTGTCAAAATCAACAAAGAAACTGACTAA
- a CDS encoding NifB/NifX family molybdenum-iron cluster-binding protein → MKIAVPTRENVVDDHFGHCAYYTLFTVDDDKNITNIETLPSPQGCGCKSNIASVLKEKGVTVMLAGSMGDGALKVLSDQGIKVFRGCKGDVRKIAEGYLKGFILDSGIGCHHHHEGGEHQCSHHKEVD, encoded by the coding sequence ATGAAAATTGCAGTACCAACAAGAGAAAACGTTGTTGATGATCATTTTGGACATTGCGCGTATTACACGCTGTTCACGGTAGATGACGATAAAAATATCACGAATATTGAAACACTCCCTTCTCCACAAGGATGCGGTTGTAAATCGAACATTGCTTCCGTGTTGAAAGAAAAAGGGGTTACCGTAATGCTTGCCGGTAGTATGGGTGACGGGGCTTTAAAGGTATTAAGTGACCAAGGGATTAAAGTTTTCCGTGGTTGTAAAGGGGATGTCCGGAAAATAGCGGAAGGTTATTTGAAAGGGTTTATTTTGGATTCCGGCATCGGTTGCCACCATCATCACGAGGGTGGAGAACATCAGTGCAGTCATCATAAAGAGGTTGACTAA
- a CDS encoding bifunctional methionine sulfoxide reductase B/A protein, producing the protein MRKIILFLMLFLVNYMIMAQKKELTADEKQVIIYKGTERPFTGKYYDFKAKGTYVCKQCGSPLYRSEDKFDSRCGWPSFDDEIPGAVKRVPDADGRRTEIVCARCGAHLGHVFTGEGLTPKNTRHCVNSISMEFIPAEELKIDTAIFAGGCFWGVEYYMKKAPGVLAVESGYIGGKVEDPSYEEVCEGNTGHVEAVRVLFDASKTDYETLTKLFFEIHDPTQQDHQGPDYGEQYRSEIFYNSPEQKAVAEKLIQELKEKGYAVVTRLAPVTTFWVAEDYHQNYYTRKGTLPYCHGYTRRF; encoded by the coding sequence ATGAGAAAAATTATATTATTCTTGATGTTGTTTTTAGTAAACTACATGATTATGGCACAAAAGAAAGAGCTAACAGCGGATGAAAAACAAGTGATTATTTATAAGGGGACGGAGAGACCTTTCACGGGTAAATATTATGATTTCAAGGCGAAGGGGACATATGTTTGCAAACAATGCGGGAGCCCGCTTTACCGTTCGGAGGATAAGTTTGATTCCCGGTGCGGGTGGCCGAGTTTTGATGATGAGATTCCGGGAGCGGTGAAACGGGTACCTGATGCTGATGGGAGACGGACGGAGATTGTCTGCGCTCGTTGTGGAGCGCACTTGGGACACGTGTTCACGGGAGAGGGGCTTACCCCAAAGAATACCCGTCATTGTGTGAATTCGATTTCGATGGAATTTATTCCTGCGGAAGAATTGAAAATAGACACGGCTATTTTTGCCGGGGGATGTTTCTGGGGAGTGGAGTATTACATGAAAAAGGCACCCGGCGTGCTTGCCGTTGAGTCCGGGTACATTGGAGGAAAAGTGGAAGATCCGTCTTACGAGGAAGTATGTGAGGGAAACACGGGACACGTGGAGGCGGTACGAGTGTTGTTTGATGCATCGAAGACTGATTACGAGACGTTGACAAAGTTGTTTTTCGAGATACATGATCCCACGCAACAAGATCACCAAGGTCCGGATTACGGGGAGCAATACCGTTCGGAAATTTTCTACAATAGTCCGGAACAGAAGGCCGTGGCTGAAAAGCTGATACAGGAGTTAAAAGAGAAAGGCTATGCGGTGGTGACCCGGTTAGCTCCGGTTACAACATTTTGGGTGGCAGAGGATTATCATCAGAATTACTATACTAGGAAAGGGACTTTGCCTTATTGTCATGGATATACGAGGCGATTTTGA
- a CDS encoding HdeD family acid-resistance protein: MTTTSATTSTGPKGFRWLYLILGIVLFVFGIGIIRHPVASYFGLAMYFSIVIIVIGISEIMNAFAGGNSRHWGWGLFIGLLDLIIGFILLIHPIITEDILPYIVGFILMFKSIDYIAESLQMSSLKIRGWGWIFIAGIITLFFSFMIVFYPLFGIFNIIIWTGLSFIFAGISSFIYAFVGRG, encoded by the coding sequence ATGACTACAACAAGTGCAACAACATCTACCGGTCCCAAGGGGTTCAGATGGCTATACCTAATCCTAGGTATCGTGTTATTCGTTTTTGGCATCGGCATCATCCGGCATCCGGTGGCATCTTATTTCGGATTGGCCATGTATTTCAGTATCGTTATCATTGTTATCGGAATCAGTGAAATCATGAACGCTTTCGCGGGCGGTAACTCCCGGCATTGGGGATGGGGACTGTTCATCGGGTTACTCGACCTGATTATCGGTTTTATCCTGTTAATCCACCCGATCATCACGGAAGACATACTTCCTTACATCGTCGGCTTTATCCTCATGTTCAAAAGCATTGATTACATTGCCGAATCATTACAGATGTCATCGCTAAAAATCAGAGGATGGGGATGGATATTCATAGCGGGAATCATCACCTTGTTCTTTTCCTTCATGATCGTCTTCTATCCCCTGTTCGGAATTTTCAATATCATCATCTGGACGGGACTTAGTTTCATCTTCGCCGGCATCTCTTCATTTATATATGCCTTTGTAGGAAGAGGATAA
- the ispE gene encoding 4-(cytidine 5'-diphospho)-2-C-methyl-D-erythritol kinase, which translates to MVIFPNAKINIGLFVTEKRSDGFHNLETVFYPIDLRDILEITEVKGEQGRCVFTSTGILIDCPPEKNLVSKAYAILAAEYDLPSVDVHLHKIIPYGAGLGGGSSDAAFMLVGLNQLFSLGLNEEQLMGYAARVGSDCPFFVLNHPVFAFGKGELMETIDLSLKDYHMVLVKPNRGVSTPEAYRGITPRAASFDLRELGKLPVEQWTGVIVNDFEDSVVPKVPEIEEIKNKLRDLGAIYVSMTGSGSAVYGLFHHPVEAEKAFPEYFVWQSE; encoded by the coding sequence ATGGTAATATTTCCGAATGCAAAGATTAATATAGGGTTGTTCGTCACGGAGAAGAGATCGGATGGATTTCATAACTTGGAAACTGTTTTTTATCCGATTGATCTTCGGGATATACTGGAAATCACGGAGGTGAAGGGTGAGCAAGGGCGTTGTGTTTTTACTTCCACGGGAATTTTGATAGATTGCCCGCCGGAAAAGAACTTGGTGAGCAAGGCATACGCTATTCTGGCTGCCGAGTATGATTTACCCTCGGTAGATGTGCATTTGCATAAGATCATACCATACGGTGCCGGACTGGGTGGCGGTTCCTCTGATGCGGCTTTTATGCTGGTTGGGTTGAATCAGCTTTTTTCCTTGGGGTTGAACGAGGAACAATTAATGGGATATGCAGCCCGGGTAGGAAGCGATTGTCCTTTTTTCGTTTTGAATCATCCCGTGTTTGCTTTTGGGAAAGGCGAGTTGATGGAAACGATAGATTTGTCATTAAAGGACTATCATATGGTACTCGTGAAACCGAATCGGGGAGTTTCTACTCCCGAGGCATACCGGGGAATAACGCCTCGTGCGGCCTCTTTTGATTTGCGAGAATTGGGAAAATTGCCGGTAGAGCAATGGACCGGAGTGATCGTGAATGATTTTGAGGATTCCGTGGTTCCTAAAGTACCGGAGATAGAAGAAATAAAGAATAAATTACGGGATTTGGGTGCGATTTATGTTTCCATGACCGGAAGTGGATCAGCCGTTTACGGGTTGTTCCATCATCCCGTGGAGGCAGAAAAGGCGTTTCCGGAATATTTCGTGTGGCAAAGCGAGTGA
- a CDS encoding phosphatase PAP2 family protein codes for MLESLQALDRTVFLALNGMHTPYLDSFMYIFTSKLVWIPLYASILYVLYKNMNIRMVIFTTLMFALLIALADQTCSSLLRPIFERPRPSRDPDIADMVHLVNGKRGGKFGFPSCHAANTFALACFMMLLFKNRALTTFFMLWAIVTCYTRVYVGVHYPGDLLFGTVVGFAVGAVTYGIYRFCLRVDSIANGLKFHLDRKLVKHPYHIQHTSIIIYTGLLTIAAFAVYSIWWRI; via the coding sequence ATGTTAGAATCACTACAAGCACTAGATCGTACGGTATTTCTTGCCTTAAACGGAATGCACACCCCTTATTTGGATTCCTTCATGTACATATTCACGAGTAAACTCGTATGGATTCCTCTTTACGCGTCCATCCTGTACGTCTTGTATAAAAACATGAATATCCGCATGGTCATTTTCACTACTTTGATGTTCGCCTTGCTTATAGCATTGGCAGACCAAACATGTAGTTCCCTCCTGCGCCCTATATTCGAACGTCCTCGACCATCACGCGACCCGGATATTGCAGACATGGTACATTTAGTCAATGGAAAGCGAGGCGGAAAATTCGGATTCCCCTCCTGCCATGCGGCTAACACGTTCGCATTAGCTTGTTTCATGATGTTACTGTTCAAGAACAGAGCCTTAACTACATTCTTTATGCTATGGGCGATTGTAACTTGTTATACGAGGGTGTACGTGGGAGTACATTATCCCGGAGATCTACTTTTCGGAACAGTTGTCGGGTTTGCCGTGGGAGCCGTCACTTATGGAATATACCGTTTCTGTCTTCGGGTGGATAGCATTGCCAACGGGCTAAAATTTCATCTAGATCGTAAACTCGTGAAACACCCATACCACATACAACACACGTCAATCATTATTTACACGGGATTACTCACGATTGCCGCTTTCGCCGTGTATAGTATCTGGTGGAGAATCTAA
- a CDS encoding NAD(P)H-dependent flavin oxidoreductase, with translation MKKLNIGNLSISVPIVQGGMGVGISLSGLASAVANEGGVGVISSAGLGLLYRNLSKDYIQASIMGLKEELRKAREKTKGVIGVNVMVAMSNFADMVKTAIAEKADIIFSGAGLPLNLPSFLQKDSVTKLVPIVSSARAARVIAEKWHNLYNYLPDAFVVEGPKAGGHLGFKDEQINDEHFSLEHILPEVIDEVKNIETHYGKDIPVIVAGGIYTGEDIKRFMDMGASGVQMGTRFVTTEECDASDVFKQTYIEAKQEDIQIIKSPVGMPGRAIFSKFIQKVKEGQKQPKTCMCKCIKTCDISKSPYCIIAALYNAFKGNMDNGYAFAGANAFRATKIVSVKETFRSLLDEFNRAINK, from the coding sequence ATGAAAAAATTAAACATTGGGAATCTCTCTATTTCAGTTCCCATTGTACAAGGTGGTATGGGCGTTGGTATATCACTTTCCGGATTGGCGTCCGCGGTGGCAAATGAGGGAGGAGTTGGTGTGATTTCCAGTGCCGGATTAGGTTTGTTATATCGGAATTTATCTAAAGATTATATTCAGGCTAGTATCATGGGTTTGAAGGAAGAACTTCGTAAAGCTCGTGAGAAAACGAAGGGTGTGATTGGCGTGAATGTTATGGTGGCTATGTCTAATTTTGCGGATATGGTGAAGACGGCGATTGCTGAAAAGGCGGATATTATTTTCTCTGGTGCGGGATTACCGTTGAATTTGCCAAGCTTCTTGCAAAAGGATAGCGTGACCAAGTTGGTTCCGATCGTTTCTTCTGCACGTGCGGCCAGAGTTATTGCCGAGAAGTGGCATAATTTATATAATTACCTGCCGGATGCGTTTGTCGTGGAAGGACCGAAAGCGGGGGGACACCTCGGGTTCAAAGATGAACAAATCAATGACGAGCATTTTTCGTTGGAACATATTTTGCCGGAAGTGATTGATGAAGTGAAGAATATCGAAACGCATTACGGGAAAGATATTCCGGTGATCGTGGCTGGAGGAATCTACACGGGTGAAGATATTAAACGTTTTATGGATATGGGAGCGTCCGGGGTACAGATGGGTACTCGTTTCGTGACCACGGAAGAGTGTGACGCGTCCGATGTTTTCAAACAGACTTACATCGAGGCGAAACAGGAGGATATACAGATTATCAAAAGTCCGGTGGGAATGCCGGGACGGGCGATATTCAGCAAATTTATCCAAAAGGTGAAGGAAGGGCAGAAACAGCCCAAAACGTGTATGTGCAAGTGTATCAAAACGTGTGATATAAGCAAGAGTCCTTATTGTATCATTGCGGCTTTGTACAACGCTTTCAAGGGAAATATGGATAACGGTTACGCTTTTGCCGGGGCGAATGCTTTCCGGGCCACGAAGATTGTTTCAGTGAAAGAGACTTTCCGTTCTTTATTGGACGAGTTTAATCGTGCTATCAATAAATAG
- a CDS encoding PCMD domain-containing protein gives MKQFTRNTIKTLCLGIILGTSVLSMAQTTEKENEKLIPFGDFNSWMVRIIDESFVIGGNTKTLYEVAPVDTIRGDKPYISSTVSPWRTSNVMAKVSGVTKCSISVFPEKRDDGYCVRVETLMEKCKVLGIVNITVLVPGTIYLGQMHEPIKDTKNPQSKLNAGIPFTETPNAVVFDYKMETPGTDHRIKATGFSKIVDVAGRDSAEIYVILQKRWEDKNGNVYAKRIGTAIERLSENTPDWKNDHRLNILYGDPANQAGSKSYMQLIPKEQSLYCINSKGKSVPVEEVGWGDTDDKPTHLFLRVSSSYGEAYIGTVGNKLWVDNVRLAY, from the coding sequence ATGAAACAATTTACACGTAATACTATAAAAACGCTATGCCTAGGAATTATTCTGGGAACAAGCGTTCTATCCATGGCACAAACGACAGAAAAAGAAAATGAAAAATTAATCCCATTCGGGGACTTCAATAGCTGGATGGTTCGAATCATTGACGAATCATTTGTCATTGGTGGTAACACGAAAACCCTCTACGAGGTTGCCCCGGTGGACACGATTCGAGGAGACAAACCCTATATCAGTTCCACGGTTTCCCCGTGGAGAACTTCTAACGTCATGGCAAAAGTCAGTGGAGTCACGAAATGCAGTATCTCTGTTTTCCCGGAGAAAAGAGATGACGGCTACTGCGTGCGTGTCGAAACGCTCATGGAAAAGTGTAAAGTACTGGGCATCGTGAACATCACCGTGCTTGTACCGGGTACAATTTATCTGGGACAGATGCACGAACCGATCAAAGACACGAAGAACCCGCAAAGTAAACTGAACGCCGGAATTCCTTTCACAGAAACCCCGAACGCAGTTGTATTTGACTACAAGATGGAGACCCCGGGAACAGATCACCGGATCAAAGCAACCGGTTTCAGCAAAATTGTTGACGTGGCGGGACGGGATTCCGCCGAAATATACGTGATCCTTCAAAAACGTTGGGAAGACAAGAATGGTAACGTGTATGCCAAACGGATCGGAACAGCCATAGAACGCCTTTCCGAAAACACTCCCGACTGGAAAAACGACCACAGGCTGAATATTCTTTACGGGGACCCGGCAAATCAGGCCGGTAGTAAATCCTATATGCAATTAATCCCCAAAGAACAATCTCTATACTGTATCAACAGTAAAGGTAAATCCGTACCCGTGGAAGAAGTAGGTTGGGGAGATACGGACGACAAACCCACCCATTTGTTCCTGCGTGTATCCTCTAGTTACGGGGAGGCTTACATTGGCACCGTGGGAAATAAACTTTGGGTAGATAACGTACGGTTAGCTTATTAA